DNA from Candidatus Coatesbacteria bacterium:
GCGCCGTCTGCGCCGGGCCAGCAAGGTGGCCGAAACCGGCGTCGCCAAGCGCATCAAACGCGCCCTCGGTCGATAACGGACAGTCAGCAGGAGTTCAAGTATGCCCCGGGCAACCAACAACGTCGCCAGCCGCCGCCGCCGCCGCAAGATCATGCGCCGCGCCGCCGGCTTCCGTCACGGCCGCAGCCGCCTGTTCCGCACCGCCAAGGACGCCGTCACCAAGTCGCTGCAGTACGCCTACCGCGACCGCCGCAAGCGCAAGGGCGCCTTCCGCCGGCTGTGGATCAGCCGCATCAACGCCGCCTGCCGCCTCAACGGCACCAAGTACAGCCGCTTGATCAACGAT
Protein-coding regions in this window:
- the rplT gene encoding 50S ribosomal protein L20, which gives rise to MPRATNNVASRRRRRKIMRRAAGFRHGRSRLFRTAKDAVTKSLQYAYRDRRKRKGAFRRLWISRINAACRLNGTKYSRLINDLNRKGISLDRKMLAELAATDPAAFTHIVEATRS